The following is a genomic window from Carassius gibelio isolate Cgi1373 ecotype wild population from Czech Republic chromosome B20, carGib1.2-hapl.c, whole genome shotgun sequence.
TCTACAAAGATGTTTGTCACGTGTGCTGGCAACCGCTTTCTACGAACAGTTTCAGCTGGTGAACGGGGATGCACTCTGTTGACCTGATTGTCTCTCGTTGTCTTGCACTTATTGCAGAAAGACACGAGTAAGGATGTGTGAGAGCACAGGCGTGTGACGGCCTGTTACCACTCAACTGTAGTACAGCGGCAATGTGTTAATGCAAAGAAAAGATAGGTTATTCAACAGCAAAGACTGAAAAGTGGGCCACACGATAGAGAGATGGTAGTTTCTTATCTCAGGCTGCAATATTTAAAGCATTGACCGAATGTCGTTTTATAAGACAactcacagtaaaaaaaatagcGTCTGACAGAAAAGTgccaatatttaaattaatgcagCTTTGCTCAGACATTTAGATATCTCTTACAGAATTAAGATGATTAGAATTTATACTtactataaaaaattttttttattaaattactatttataatataaaatagcaataaattatacattaaattttaaatataacattttattttgtatgtccCTGAAGATGCTGGATATATTTCAGTATATTCTgcaagacaaaaaataataatagtaataataattacacacatttaataaaaaatatatatatatatcctgaaaTAAGGTATTTGATTTGACATATTATAGTTTACTTCTTGCAGTTAAGATTCTTGTTTCggccatggaataaaaaatgtaaaaggcaATCGGGTTTATATCCCATCATTTTCTGTTAAAAAGTCACTATTACCtctattttttaatccattcgcAGAAACTGGCTTTCATTGCtgtattaaataaaagcaaaacaatacaatacagtaaaataaaacactgtaatACTTTAGTAAAGGGAACAAATCTCAATATTAACTAGTTGATTATTAGGATgcctattattaataaattggcTTTTTATTAGTAGTTATTGCACGTAGCAACACTCTTACCGTCTCACAGTTGAGACAGCGCGTCTCATTGGTCAGTGTGCCCTGGAAGATATCGTGAACCCAGGTGGGCTCGACCTTGTTCTGTTCTGGCTCGGTGTCTGAGGCGATGGCAGTGCCGTTGTTCTTTAGTCGTCCGTTCTGTTTTTCCTGTTTCTTCTCCTCTTGCAGGATGTCAGCTACCGTGTTCAGCAGGTAGTTCAGGAACTCGTGGGCATCCTGCTGCATGTAGTTATCAAACAGGTCTATAGGAAGAGCCAGAGAGCAAAACGTGTAACATTAGCTAGCAATCCTGCAAAAGATTACGTTTCAATCCCATATTTCATAGCATCTGGCATTGTGTCGTAATGTGGCTTCTTTAGCACAAGTCCTGTATTTTTCAGTATGTTCCAATTAATGTTCCAGTTAACACTACTAAAAAGGTAATTAACTTTTGTCTAGCATTTGCAATCATAAAGCTAACTCTGTGAGGGTGAGCTGGTAAAGTGACGTCTCTCTGATAGAGGTCTGTATTGTTCATTCATAGCGAGGGCATTTTCTGGAATAAAACCGAAGAACAAATCCTCTTTTATGCTACATATTATCCCTCTCCTCTCCCTCAGCACACATACACCTGATCTGTTACACCTGCTTCCCCTTCAGTATATCACACAGAGGCTTTCTGTTATCATGGACAGGTTTGATTTCTCATAGTCCCCTGTCTGAACGCTAGATACTGCTCTAGTAGTTTCCTACAAACTCATGTTGACATCTTTGCCAGCAAACACTTttacatatatgtgaccctggaccacgaaaccagtcttaagtttaagggtaaatgaaaatctgaataaataagctttccattgatatatggtttattATAATGTgataatatttggcagagatacaactatttgaaaacctggatcatgagggtgcaaaaaaatcaaaatactgagaaaatcgcctttaaaagttgtccaaatgaattcttagcaatgcaaattactaatcaaaaattaagttttatatatttatatttacaaaatatcgtCATGGaacattatttttacttaatatcctaatgatttttggcataaaagaaaaatctatcattttgacccatacaatgtctttttttttttttttggcttttgctaaaaatataccccagtgacttaagactggttttatgaGTCAATGTAAGATTTTACATTGCTCATAAACTACtgcatatatttaacaaaatgtcaaCCAAATGTATCTGAAAATGTTCTGGTATGACAAATTAGCAGTAAACAGATGCTTAGTCAGAGTGGAAAccatatttaactttatttaaaggaaaaatgaaaaagaaacagTCTGTTCAATGTGttgcatttgtgaatgtgtcattcATTCAGTCAACATTGAAAACATCTTGATTCTGCATATTTCTGACCAGTCCGTTACCATTCATCAATGTTACACAATGAAAGTGCGTCATTTGTAATCTGCCAATTTGCTAATGGGCACTTGGTTGATGGCACCACAGGAATTAGGGCCCTGTGATTTCCAAGATGCGGAACACACAGATAGAATTTAGTCATTATAGACAGTAATTCGGAATTTGGCAAAAAAAACTTAGTACcctgaaaatattcaaatggagtttgtaaaaaaaacaatttaatgaatTTTGGTGGAATTAGACatgattattaaattaaacatgattaTAATCAgactttttgattaatacaatttaataaagaaCGGACTCCAGAAAATtctaattgtaattaaaatttaaaataaggaatttacataaataaagccctttaaaaatatatatccgCTCAAAATTTGTATTGTTGTTTTGAGTAAATgttctcttatactcaccaattctacatttatttgatcaaatataatgtaaaatattctgAAATTTGATTAGagtttaaataaactgttttctatttgaatatattttaaaatgtaatttattcctatgcaGGCAAAAACCAAATTTTcatgtcttcattgtcacatgatttgcatttactttcacttttgaccaatttaacattcttgctgaataaaaatgttaatttctttaaaaaacctCTTACCAACCCCAgtattttaaactaaatatatgtatatataaatatataatattaggtGTTACCAAATTAATTATTTGACAAAAATACACAGctacttttaaatgaatgtcAATGCAGAAAGATGCATTTTGCCTTCATATTAGAGTTGTTAACAGTTACTACCAGCAGTGGTTAACAAGGCCATGTTAACCTGCCAAACCTCCATCCCTTGGTTCCCTCACCATTCTCCTTCCGCAGACGTGAGATGAACTTCTTGGGAGGGATCACGCCCACCTTCTTCTTCTGCGTGGTGATGCTGTGGAAGAGGTCGGCCAGACAGGTGAGAAGGTTCTCCTTCTTCTTCTGCTGGACTTTATAAGCCAACACATTCTCCCTGAAGGGCCGGCAGAAATACAGAGCCTGCAACACTGAGTTACAGTAGCACGTGTTCCCGAACtagagaaaaagacagagagagaggaattCATTCAGGCTGAGCTAATCAATCCTTGAGCGGGAAACAAACCAAGGACACTTGGGACGCAATTAAATCAGATTTATGAAACCGAGAGAGAAAATCTGGAAGAGTTCCAGGCAAGATACGGCTCACCAAATGTAGATCTGCATGAAACATTTACAATCAAGAAAAACTCCCTTCTCACCactaaaagcaaataaaatggctgaaaaaccTAATGGTGGAATCACAAGCTCTTTAACAACATGACCTGCACGGGCTGAAAGAGCAGCACTTGACGTTACCATGAAAACAGAGCATTGTTTCCCTTCCAAAGGCCTGTTCCTGTTCCCTCACACTGACAATGAAGTTGTTTTAGGggcttttttgccatttttattgatAGAGAATGCAGAGAGATGAGAGAAAATTACCAGAATAAGAGGAGGAAACCTGACCAGGATATATATGTCATGAGTATTCAAAAGTGACAACAATAATTGAACATGAAAACACTAGAAACACTATGAAAACTATGAAAAATGCAGCGATCAGGGGTAAATGTGCTGAAACTCAGCACTCTGTGGTcttattgaaaatgttttcagGTTAACACATCATTAGTGCATCAGTATTCTGGAGTGGTACTTTTTCTTGTTAACAGTGTGTTTCGATATAAAAATGTCATCATGGcgcaatatataaatatttgataatcTCAGATGCAGACAGTTTTCTGTGTGGCATTCTAATATATACTCAGACACATCATTTTGGGAtcaaactaatcaattctctcaTTAAGCTAATTGCTTTGTTTTATCGTCACATTATGATGGCAGTAaattcttaattaaaattaaagcaaTTCTAATTAGACCAGGCTGACAGTTCTcctataaatctaaataaataaaaataaaaattaataactgTGACCTAATTTATGCAAACCGCTTTCTAATCTAAATAAATGACAGTAAGAAAAATAACAACTGTGACCTGATTTCTGTGGATCCCTCTCCTGACGATTCTCTGAATTAGTGAATTAACTGCTTGGCCAAAACAAAGAGGCAGCTTGACCTGAAAGATGCAGCTATAAGACTGAACAGTAACATGTTCATGAATCACACCAGCTGCACTAATGGCAGCAGGAACACATTCAGCTTTGTCAAGCTGACATATTCTGCAGGAAAAAATCAAATGCTAATATATTTTGCAGAAGAGAGCAAAATAAATCACTCACTTCTGttggaaagaacaaaaaaaatggtTAGCAAAGGTTGTGAACTGTGCTTTTTTTTCAGGTCAGTGAAACATTTCAGATGGTTGCTTTGTTTTCGATGCTGTGATCTTCCTCAAATTCACTAATGAATAATGTTGTTAAGTATGATAACATGCACAAAACTGAGAAAACCAAGCTacccaatgtttcaagaacaaatATGCAAACCCTTaccatatgtataatatatatttttgctccCACTGGCTCACATGTAAAGCCATGTGTCTGTTTAAGAGTTAGTCTGGCGCTGTGTGATACTTACGTTGACCAATCCAAAGTAGTGTTCATTAATGGGGAACTGCTCTGGACCAATGTCTTTCTCCAGAGCAGAGGCATTGGCGCCCTGAAACAGAAATTAAGGGGAAAAAGTAAAAGACTTGACAACTACAATTTCATTTTACATTGAATAAGAAGACATTTATGTCTAAAGTTTTCTTTCTCTAAACTCCATGACGTGACATTAAGccaccaaaatgaaaatatgaggTACAAAATCACGATGTACTGATAGAGAATGACTCGTCTCGTTTATGATGCTGCAAGTGACAATAACCTACACTTCTTGTTTGCTTTTTATAGCACTATGACATCATCATTAACAATCGGTAAGACATAATTATTGCTTTCTTAATTCACATGCCATTGCCAAGTGTGGAAAACTATCAATAAATACCCATGCTCAAAGTCAAAACGGAGAAGTTTTCTGGTTTTAGTCATTTAGActaataactttattttattacttaacaGCCATAATTGTTCAAATTAAGAATGCATTTCAGGTTACAGATTAAAGTGGTGTAGTTTTGAAAggatatacaaatatattataatataatcataCAAATGTAATCccctcaaaaatgtaaaaaaagatggCAATTTCAGGGGAAATACTGtcctttatttgtaatttttttccaaaGAACTACATGCTACGGTTCAAATGTTTGAgattagtaagattttttaaaaagaaaattaatactttttatgcaTCAATgagacattaaactgatcaaaagttaaatatatttatattgtaatattgttgatattttgatttccattttttaaatgctgttacttgaactgtaaaaaaaagattcacagtttccacaaaaatatcaagagaAACAGTTTTCAATGATAATGATAAGAAACACTTAACACAACTTAGAAATGGCTGCTGGAATTTCATCTTAGCCCAGCTTATTTTGTCAGtattgtttttactgcatattttaatcaaatacatacaGCCGTGGTCTTTCAGAAGCATTAAAAACTTACTGACACcagacttttgaatagtagtgctTATGGCCGTCCATTAATAGCCCAACGCATCTTTAGAACCTGAGCAGTATCTCTGAATGACTCTGAATGAGCAGATTAGCTAATGACTAAAAAAACCACAATCAGATCCAGAGATCAAAGTCATGCACCAATGAAGTCAAGACCATGACTGACAGTTGAAAGATGGGAAATAGCCGCTCTCGGTATCTCTGCATTGTCTAGTTTAGTGTTATTAACCTGACCGAGACAGCAACCTTTTTATCTGTAGGAAATATGAATCCACAAAGACCTTCAATTCCAGCACTAATAGATCTTCATTACCTACTGAAATATAAATACGGCATTGTGCAAGACAGACTTAGGAGTTTGAATATTTTTAGGCCATAATAATTAACAATAGGAAAGCAATAGGCTGCATTTGTTGATAAGGGCTATCAAATCCTCTTCAGCTCACAGGCTTTGAAAAAATGAAGTGGCATTATGTTGGCTTAACAATATAAAGATTTGACTTCATAAATAGGGGGAATTTTCTTGTGGAGTGCATACAGCTAGGCTGTCTTCGTTTCTGCTTAGAAACCTTCCACAGCACATAAACGCGCACGTacacaaaagcacaaaatataaaacaatatgttGCCAGATTCAGGTAATAGACGAATGTTCTCAAACTAAAGCACAGTTAATAGAGCCATGTTTTCAAACTAAAAGACAGGTCTGCATTTGTGCACACCAAATACACATTAATTGAATCCATTTAAGCAGAACTGAACATGGAAGACATAAAAGAGAACATTTCATTAGCTTGCCTTGTATCCGTGGTCAATGAGCCACTAAGATGtggctccaaacacacacaccgatGAACAAATGAACCCTGTCTGGCCATTGGTTACATAACTAGCACTAAACAGCCGTCAGACGTTAAGTCTGTGCCCCCTCATGCTGGCAATAATTCACTCTTCTTGTTCCGAACCACATCTAGCTCAGAATGACACAATACCTGCAGTTATCTAAGGATGACATCTGAAAGTAGATAGAGGCTTCAGGCCAGTTACAGGCAATAAAACATTCAGGCAATGTCAGATATCCCACAGAAACTACagcattacataaaacactgGGCTCTGCTCCCATAAGCCAtcttaaaactgttaaaatggcAAAAGAAAAGCACTACAAATTACTAactctgaaaataaaatgaaaactgaaaacaataaaacaagctaattctaaatattaattaataaatattataaaaacatagcatataattaatagaaaaaataaataaataataacacatCTAGTTCATAAAATCAAGAATAAGACCTATCCAGTACTCTTCAGCTCAAATCCATTTCAGCAGATGACAGCTCACAAAGCCATCATATCACTTCAAAAGATGATATTGGCTGCTTTAAGGgtgttgtttaatttttttgagcaTCCATCCAAACTGCACAGAAAGAAGCAACCTCTCGACTACAACCATTTTCATTTTGCGGGAACTATATTATTTAGAGAAGcttcatgtattttaatatttcaacaaGTGACATGTTTTAAACATGCTCTTCCTATCAAAATGACAACAGAGCGATGTGGACTACATACAGCTAGGCTGTCTTcgtaaaacaaatacagaaagcACCCTTAAACCCAGAGTAGCCTAAAAAATTatcactgttttatattttaaaatgcaagatTAACACCACAGATGCTAACCTGAGCTATCACAACATGAAAAGGGCATCACTTATTCTGCTATATAGTAAAGTCAGTATAAGCAATTTCTTACACTTCTAGTCTCAGCTTATTATTTGAGCGAGTGAATATGTCTAGTTATGATAGAAGATTAAGTACAGTTGTGATCCATGCATACAGCAGCTCATAAATGAGGTCATGCACCTGATTGTAAGGAAAGCCATTCAACCATCATCATTACGTAAGAGCTAGCTAGCACGCGATCCACACACTTATACTTACCATATTACAGATAGAGGCGATGTTTCTGACAGTCATTTAGTTTATAATGTGCCCCTCGTTGCCATCTTtatgaaaaaaacatgattgtAACAGCAGTACACTGACAGGCCAAGCTGCAATCCCAAACGAGGACAGCAATCAGTGACCATTCAATCCCCTCTGCTCATGCAAAGTGCAGACAAAGCGAGAGATAAACGTCTGTGGCTTTCATCTAGTTGTTTTCTTCTTGGTCGCTGCAACTAAGAATAAAAATGctgaatatatttattgtaaacatCTTTGCCAGTTGCACGGACTAAACAAAACATTCACATCCTGGATTATCGGTCAAACCCCGCCCACTGGGACGCAATTGGTGCACTTGTTGTCTACGACATGAAACGCTGCTCAGTTGATTGACAGATTGAGTCACCAATGAGTGTCGAAAACGTGCGTTCGAACTATCTGTGTAGCCAATAGAATGCATAATTTATAGCACAATTCACAACTCCACACTCAAACAGCATAAATGAAGTTTGAGGACGCTGTAACGCTAAATAACATATTCTATTTCAATCGGTAATATTTCAAACGGAGATTAGAGTTTAACCTTTTCCAATAAATGTTGGAGAGATTTGTACATCGATCAGACAGAATGGTCAgagcgtttttatttttgaatgaactgcTAGAAAGAGCCGATTCGCTGAAATGAACGGTAGGCGGTCCTTCTCTCTTAAGTATCCCAGAATTCCTCACAACGGTCGGTCACACGTGTGCATTGCTTCTTGCACAAAGAAGATCACACGATCGGTTGGCGACAGAATGAGCGGACGCAGTATGTGTGTTAGTAAGTGTCtctgttcagttattttttcatttgtgtaatttcttatttatttgaagCCTTGCTTTGTTTTATACATAAGCATAACATGTACACGTCGGATCGCATATAGTCATGTTTAATTTACCAGAACAGTTTACGGTGATAATTATAAGTGCATAGAAAGGTAGAAAAATAATTCTCAGAGTAAAACAAAATATGCTCTATAAAGGTGTTTTACAGCTTGCTGCCAAGCCATGATCgtaattatatagaaatataatgtcAAGTGGCGTAAGGCCACGTGTGGCTCGAGAACGCACGTGGTGAATGTAAGGCCTGTCTGCTTGCTGATGCTGATTGCATCTATTTTCTTTAATAGACTGTCCATCTGAACCTCCTGACTGAAGACACTTTAGTTTCTACAATGTATTACCCATGAAGGTGAGTAAGTGTTTAACTTATTTCAAGGTTCTCATTCATTAACAAAAATAGttagaaaaaaatcattttcacatCAAAACTTCATGTCTCATTACTCTAGATCTTGCTAAAAGCAGTTAAAATTGgtatttttttttgatgactttataatttactttgtgtttttttttttaatgtttagacGCAAATAGTTACTTCTGTGAGGCTACAGTTGTGCTGCAGAGTCCTTCTTTAGCTGTTACTTTGGTAAGTGATTTTTAATTACAGGAAGTTTTCTATTTTTGTCTGCCCCTTTTATTGCACGTTCAAGTCCTATTATGTCTTGAATGATCGACACGGGGGGGCTATATGAAATCTCTCATAAACCTGAAGTATTGGCTTAATATTCCATGCTTCGGATCCTGTcgggagaaacatttttttttttttgtaatcgttAGCTTTTCTAATTGTTTTAAGGTACCTTCTAATCAATCTAAACTTGTATTTTGCAGCTAATGGCGGAGAATGTAAGAACTACAGTCATTAGGTGAGTAACTTCCTATCAACACTTTCCTGCAACCAGTTTGTTCAAGTCTCATGTTCCCTCCAAGTGCCAACCTTCTGGTCTCTCTCTTGAAACCAACACGGAAGTTACTAAAACTGCAAATCATTGACTGGCTCCAAAAGGGAGCCATGTTAAAATGGCCaactttacaaaaacatttacagcctggtacaaaaagtggtttggtctatatagcaaatTCTGCCCTTCATGAAAACTGCGAGGGtgaatttttattaactaatttaaagttatatttatattaagccttaaagttatgcacaattaagggtgtggccacttgagtgacaccACGGTCACGTTAGGTgggtgtggtttcagcaaccagctcctgccTCTTTGCCTATTTTTGATTTTATCGGGGAGTGAGGTCCTACTAAGATGGTGATGGCTCCCTCTGCCCACTTTGAACTTCAAACACTACAGGAACCTACGGGTGATGTCATGGACACGAAGTTCATGTTTTTATGCAGTCTAAGGTTCCCTCCTATGCTTTGCCCACTGGAGACTGTCTGTGTTTCTAGTGGCCATATAAGGGGGGTACAATGAATTACTCTTGCTAAAACCTGGGTCAGAGGTCACCTTCTCTATGCCTGGATCCTGTCGCAAGACACATGCAAATATCAGAAAATTAAATGCAGGTAGTGTTTAAGCAACATTGTTACCTGGTTGAAGTTTAATTTCAAGGTTTTTCTTCTCTCTTGACAGATTCCATTGATGGCTTCATCTTGGGGCAAATGTATTCGATGACTGACTGGTTGCTTGTTCCTCAGCTGTGATGCAACTTGAGTAGAGCTAATTTTGCCAAGTTTTGAAGAACATCTTAAATGAGTGGTTATGTATTGATTGGAACCAATAAAGATGCTTGCCTGTAGTGACTCTGATCTGTTTAAGTGTTTAACTTGATGCTTTTTGCTCATTCAAATGGTGTGTTTGTAAATCAAATCAGTTTTAATGACTCCGTGTAAGTTAAGTTTTTAAAATTCAACGCATAAGATTCTAGAGTCAAATGTACTTAAAAGTGATCTAGATCCTCCTCTTGCTGGAGGATGCAGTGGTTTTACTTCATAACCCAAATGTTACACCGTATATTGGTGGACAATTGGGGATTCTGCATGTTAccaattacattaattttagaAAATGAATTGCATATGCTAAACCATATGGAGAATTTAAAAGCTCAATGTTCTTGGTTTTTGCACTTTCTGAATCTTGTTAGGTTCAGCAGTAATTGGCACCTTACGAAGGATGATGTCTGTGGACTGCACAAATCATATCAACCTTAATTTCAACTGAGCCTATAACGTAACCTACAGTATTATTTGAAGGATGTAATCATGCATGGTTTGTTGATGTATGCACCAAAAACATTAGCtgcattttttttcaacattcatcGTTTTTTCCCTGCTGTGGTTGACCATCGGTGTCAATGCAGATGTTATAATACCAGGCCTTCTGATTTACAGCACCTGATAAGAGGATATTAAGAATATTAACAAACCTATCCAGAGATGCATAGCTCAGCCACTCGTGTTTACCACATATGGAAAATGCCTGCTCTTCTGTTGTAAAACACAGAGCTCTGACACATGGCCATATAGGCAAGTCTCTTCAGTGCAGTACCCTCCTCTTT
Proteins encoded in this region:
- the usp46 gene encoding ubiquitin carboxyl-terminal hydrolase 46, with product MTVRNIASICNMGANASALEKDIGPEQFPINEHYFGLVNFGNTCYCNSVLQALYFCRPFRENVLAYKVQQKKKENLLTCLADLFHSITTQKKKVGVIPPKKFISRLRKENDLFDNYMQQDAHEFLNYLLNTVADILQEEKKQEKQNGRLKNNGTAIASDTEPEQNKVEPTWVHDIFQGTLTNETRCLNCETVSSKDEDFLDLSVDVEQNTSITHCLRDFSNTETLCSEYKYYCEMCCSKQEAQKRMRVKKLPMILALHLKRFKYMEQLHRYTKLSYRVVFPLELRLFNTSVDAVNLDRMYDLVAVVVHCGSGPNRGHYITIVKSHGFWLLFDDDIVEKIDAQAIEEFYGLTSDISKNSESGYILFYQSRE